A single Salmo trutta chromosome 14, fSalTru1.1, whole genome shotgun sequence DNA region contains:
- the LOC115208621 gene encoding zinc finger protein 787-like — protein sequence MCTLQMLRVFLNERLTAAAVEIFGAVEKTVAEYQEENDNLRRLLRITPDINLCRKESLPLSLAVSEDEVPPGQQRCEQEWRPSLQQEDLEPTQIKEEQEELWTCQEEDISVFKLPPCVKSKCDQENPQSFTLPQTQTVEIIDSNSEPVDLPHFVTVTHLEGLDIPCDPPDNQNYSHSSSVSGDPVGLRLLSPFHHSPPLDPNLSMGEHCSKPSTTSRKTHCCSDCGETFALKADLLEHVTLTKKRPSECHLCKKHYNSTCKLKAHIRFCHVERPCTCPFCGKTFKLKGHLSRHMRIHTGEKPFGCGDCGKSFIQKGDLMRHILTHTGEKPFSCRDCGKSFNRKGNLTEHLRTCTY from the exons ATGTGTACATTACAGATGTTGCGCGTGTTCTTAAATGAGCGTTTAACGGCGGCTGCTGTGGAGATTTTCGGGGCAGTTGAGAAAACGGTAGCCGAGTACCAGGAGGAGAATGATAATCTGCGTAGACTGCTGCGGATAACCCCGGACATAAACCTATGTAGAAAAG AGTCCCTTCCGTTATCTCTTGCTGTCTCTGAAGATGAGGTTCCCCCTGGGCAGCAGCgctgtgagcaggagtggagACCCAGTCTGCAGCAGGAGGACCTAGAACCcacacagattaaagaggaacaggaggaactctGGACCTGTCAGGAGGAAGATATCAGTGTGTTCAAATTACCTCCTTGTGTGAAAAGTAAATGTGATCAGGAAAACCCACAGTCCTTTACTCTTCCCCAAACCCAGACAGTGGAGATCATAGACAGTAACTCTGAACCAGTGGATCTCCCACATTTTGTCACTGTTACCCACCTAGAGGGTCTGGACATTCCATGTGACCCTCCAGATAATCAAAACTATAGCCACAGCTCATCTGTAAGCGGTGACCCAGTAGGACTTAGGCTGCTGTCACCATTCCATCACAGCCCACCACTGGATCCCAACCTATCAATGGGGGAACACTGTTCCAAACCGAGCACCACGTCTAGaaaaactcactgctgctctgactgtggtgAAACGTTTGCTCTGAAAGCtgacctgctggagcatgtgacTCTCACCAAGAAGAGACCAAGCGAATGCCACCTCTGCAAAAAACACTACAACTCCACCTGTAAATTAAAGGCCCATATCAGATTCTGTCACGTGGAGAGACCCTGCACCTGCCCCTTTTGTGGAAAGACCTTCAAACTCAAAGGACATCTGTCCAGACATATGaggattcacacaggagagaaaccatttggctgtggtgactgtgggaagagcttcattCAGAAGGGGGACCTAATGAGACACatactgactcacacaggagagaaaccatttagctgtagagactgtgggaaaagcttcaatcgGAAGGGGAACCTAACTGAACATTTACGGACTTGCACATACTGA